A DNA window from Ranitomeya imitator isolate aRanImi1 chromosome 2, aRanImi1.pri, whole genome shotgun sequence contains the following coding sequences:
- the LOC138666904 gene encoding zinc finger protein OZF-like, which yields MDMDRDNMVERILQLTLEILFQLTGEDYTVVKKTSSEPCQDPVSEGWGRPLSPITGPPPHPLKHEDINDQKILELLYKMTELVTGEVPIRCQDVSVYFSMEEWEYLEGQKDVYKDVMMEVPQPLTSPDLSSKRTTSERCPRPLPPQDCKQEDLNVPQVHQGEDLTHINTTETYVRGDERCKEEIPTYDYTDDCGVKPNTYEKHAIIPALPPALQSKNQSSEPFQSVTYLDSSQSVKQNKSGKSYVEHQIIPTERKPFSCSECGKYFKHKSKLLIHERIHTGEKPFSCSECGKCFNHKSNFLTHYRSHTQEKPYSCSECGKCFFKKPDLLKHQRIHTGEKPFSCSECGKCFNYKSNLLTHYRSHTGEKPYSCSECGKCFFKKPDLLKHQRIHTGENPFSCSECGKCFNYKSNLLTHYRSHTGEKPFKCSECGKCFMQRSDLLKHQRIHTGEKPYSCPECGKCFNQKSSLLMHHQIHTGKKVFSCSECGKCFSSRSNLVKHQRTHTG from the exons atggatatggacagagacaacatggtggagaggatattacagctcaccctagagatcctcttccagcttactggagag gattacacagtagtgaagaagacctctagtgagccctgtcaggaccctgtgtctgagggttgGGGAAGAccactgagcccaatcacggggcctccacctcaccccctaaaacatgaggacatcaatgaccagaagatcctagaacttctCTACAAGATGACTGAGTtggtgactggagag gttcctataaggtgtcaggatgtctccgtctatttctccatggaggagtgggagtatttagaaggacaaaaAGATGTAtataaggatgtcatgatggaggttccccagcccctcacatcaccag atctatccagtaagaggacaacatcagagagatgtccccgtcctcttcctccacaagactgtaaacaagaagatctcaATGTTCCTCAggttcatcag ggtgaagatctgacccatattaatactacagagacatatgtgaggggtgatgagcggtgtaaagaggagattcctacatatgactacacaG atgactgtggtGTCAAACCGAATACCTATGAAAAGCATGCCATTATTCCAGCTCTACCTCCAGCCCTTCAGAGTAAAAACCAGTCATCGGAGCCTTTTCAATCAGTCACCTATTTGGATTCATCACAGTCTGTTAAGCAAAATAAAAGCGGAAAAAGTTATGTTGAACATCAAATAATTCCCACAGAGAGGaaaccattttcctgttcagaatgtgggaaatattttaaacatAAATCTAAATTGCtaatacatgagagaattcacacaggagaaaagccattttcatgttcagaatgtgggaaatgttttaaccataagtcAAACTTTCTTACACATTACAGAAGTCACACAcaggagaagccgtattcatgttcagaatgtgggaaatgttttttcaaGAAGCCAGATCTTCTTAAACATCAAAGAatacacacaggagaaaagccattttcatgttcagaatgtgggaaatgttttaactataAGTCAAACTTGCTTACACATtacagaagtcacacaggggagaagccgtattcatgttcagaatgtgggaaatgttttttcaaGAAGCCAGATCTTCTTAAACATCAAAGAATACACACGGGAGAAaatccattttcatgttcagaatgtgggaaatgttttaactataAGTCAAACTTGCTTACACATtacagaagtcacacaggggagaagccatttaaatgttcagaatgtgggaaatgttttatgcaGAGATCAGATCTTCttaaacatcaaagaattcacacaggagagaagccatattcatgtccagaatgtgggaaatgtttcaaccaGAAATCAAGTTTGCTTATGCATCATCAAATTCACACAGGAAAAAAggtattttcatgttcagaatgtgggaaatgttttagttcgagatcaaatcttgttaaacatcaaaGAACTCATACAGGGTAG